A stretch of the Gemmatimonadaceae bacterium genome encodes the following:
- a CDS encoding VOC family protein, protein MQLKFISLLVADQERALDFYTRVLGFQKMADLPMGEYRWLTVTSPDGIDGVELVLEPMAFPPSQVYQRALFEAGIPATAVTTPDIAAEFARLSARGVVFRGTPTEMGPVTVVMFEDTCGNLINLVQPPAA, encoded by the coding sequence ATGCAGCTCAAGTTCATCAGCCTCCTGGTGGCCGATCAGGAGCGCGCCCTCGACTTCTATACCCGCGTGCTCGGCTTTCAGAAGATGGCCGACCTTCCAATGGGCGAGTATCGCTGGCTCACCGTGACGTCGCCCGACGGGATTGACGGGGTGGAGCTGGTGCTCGAGCCGATGGCCTTTCCGCCGTCGCAGGTCTATCAGCGCGCGCTGTTCGAGGCGGGCATTCCGGCGACGGCGGTCACCACGCCAGACATCGCGGCCGAGTTCGCGCGCTTGTCGGCGCGCGGCGTCGTCTTTCGCGGCACACCGACCGAGATGGGGCCGGTGACGGTCGTGATGTTCGAGGACACCTGCGGCAACCTCATCAACCTCGTCCAGCCGCCCGCGGCGTAA
- a CDS encoding PIG-L family deacetylase: MRIAPPLLAAALAAIAPRALAAQAAQPVVAIFAHADDERVIAPLLAKLARSGRETHLVIATDGAKGIRDFAKIPAGAELAAARVKEAQCAADRLGVRQLHLLGLPDGGLASFDALGKLRAALVAVIDSLSPAVIITFGPEGGTGHPDHRLVGDVVTELVQRDGRHAHLDLLYASLPTERLRTAPAARPGVNGMAESLLTLRVPFEARDLEAQRDEYACHKTQYTPTEMDSVNKYLAHAFNGFVWLRPWNGTLRDPRLFAP, encoded by the coding sequence ATGCGCATCGCACCTCCGCTGCTCGCCGCGGCCCTCGCCGCCATTGCCCCGCGCGCCCTCGCCGCGCAGGCCGCCCAACCCGTGGTCGCCATCTTCGCCCACGCCGACGACGAGCGCGTCATCGCGCCGCTGCTGGCGAAACTCGCGCGGTCGGGGCGCGAGACGCATCTCGTCATCGCCACCGACGGGGCCAAGGGGATCCGCGATTTCGCCAAAATCCCGGCCGGCGCGGAGCTGGCCGCCGCGCGCGTGAAAGAGGCGCAATGCGCGGCCGACCGGCTCGGCGTACGCCAGCTGCACCTGCTCGGCCTGCCGGACGGCGGGCTCGCTTCATTCGACGCGCTGGGCAAGTTGCGCGCCGCCCTCGTGGCGGTCATCGACTCGCTTTCACCCGCCGTGATCATCACCTTCGGCCCCGAGGGCGGCACCGGACACCCCGATCACCGGCTGGTGGGCGATGTGGTGACCGAGCTCGTGCAGCGCGACGGGCGGCACGCGCACCTCGACCTGCTCTACGCGTCCCTCCCCACCGAGCGCCTGCGCACCGCCCCCGCCGCGCGCCCCGGCGTGAACGGCATGGCCGAGTCGCTGCTCACCCTGCGCGTACCGTTCGAGGCGCGCGACCTCGAGGCACAGCGCGACGAGTATGCGTGCCACAAGACGCAGTACACGCCGACGGAGATGGACTCCGTCAACAAGTATCTCGCGCACGCGTTCAACGGATTCGTCTGGCTGCGGCCGTGGAACGGCACGCTGCGTGACCCGCGCCTCTTCGCACCGTAG
- a CDS encoding CPBP family intramembrane glutamic endopeptidase — protein sequence MQTVAAPEGRTSNFRRSASRIVALREAASFWPVQAALIVALLVPAVATVGQLDESGFLSRDSAVRLLYWPGSEWSWSVTMPAWLSVGAMIVSYVAGIVWLGRRRTLGPAVLAGVAIVTIAVAAGSAVNALTGWRELQTARTMVFAGRVDRVIFALWHNPAWEEVTARGLPLLALLWCNTRFPAARRWAQWTYLLLPSLLFAIYHLPGHGPSRLVDTFLIGVGFAWLALRFSFFAPLVVHYVVDAMMVISLGTMKNAPKGEVPWLIAHSGALNTTWSLALLAVIAALLIGIVRTSRRSRVPRPSHAQS from the coding sequence ATGCAAACCGTCGCCGCGCCTGAAGGTCGCACCTCGAACTTCCGCCGCAGCGCCAGCCGCATCGTGGCGCTTCGCGAGGCGGCGTCGTTCTGGCCCGTGCAAGCCGCGCTCATCGTGGCCCTGCTGGTGCCGGCGGTCGCCACGGTCGGCCAACTGGACGAGTCGGGCTTCCTCTCTCGCGATTCGGCGGTCCGCCTGCTCTATTGGCCCGGCAGCGAGTGGTCGTGGTCGGTGACGATGCCCGCGTGGCTGAGCGTTGGCGCGATGATCGTCTCGTACGTCGCCGGCATCGTCTGGCTGGGGCGACGTCGCACGCTCGGCCCGGCCGTGCTCGCGGGCGTCGCGATCGTCACAATCGCGGTGGCCGCCGGCTCGGCGGTGAACGCGCTCACCGGGTGGCGCGAGCTGCAAACGGCGCGCACGATGGTCTTCGCCGGCCGCGTCGACCGCGTCATCTTCGCGCTCTGGCACAACCCGGCGTGGGAGGAAGTCACGGCGCGCGGACTGCCGCTCCTCGCCCTGCTCTGGTGTAACACGCGATTTCCGGCGGCGCGCCGCTGGGCGCAGTGGACGTACCTGCTGCTCCCTTCACTGCTCTTCGCCATCTACCACCTGCCCGGCCACGGCCCGTCGCGCCTGGTCGACACGTTCCTTATCGGCGTCGGGTTTGCCTGGCTGGCGCTGCGGTTCAGCTTCTTCGCGCCGCTCGTGGTGCACTACGTCGTCGATGCGATGATGGTGATTTCGCTCGGCACGATGAAGAACGCCCCCAAGGGTGAGGTCCCCTGGCTCATCGCCCACAGCGGCGCGCTCAACACGACGTGGAGCCTGGCGTTGCTCGCCGTGATCGCCGCGCTGCTTATCGGAATCGTCCGAACTTCACGGCGATCGCGAGTGCCGCGCCCTTCCCACGCTCAATCGTAG